From Pan troglodytes isolate AG18354 chromosome 9, NHGRI_mPanTro3-v2.0_pri, whole genome shotgun sequence, the proteins below share one genomic window:
- the SLC37A4 gene encoding glucose-6-phosphate exchanger SLC37A4 isoform X2, producing MAAQGYGYYRTVIFSAMFGGYSLYYFNRKTFSFVMPSLVEEIPLDKDDLGFITSSQSAAYAISKFVSGVLSDQMSARWLFSSGLLLVGLVNIFFSWSSTVPVFAALWFLNGLAQGLGWPPCGKVLRKWFEPSQFGTWWAILSTSMNLAGGLGPILATILAQSYSWRSTLALSGALCVVVSFLCLLLIHNEPADVGLRNLDPMPSKGKKGSLKEESTLQELLLSPYLWVLSTGYLVVFGVKTCCTDWGQFFLIQEKGQSALVGSSYMSALEVGGLVGSIAAGYLSDRAMAKAGLSNYGNPRHGLLLFMMAGMTVSMYLFRVTVTSDSPKDVAFWTLALHPLAELTGFTEHELWILVLGAVFGFSSYGPIALFGVIANESAPPNLCGTSHAIVGLMANVGGFLAGLPFSTIAKHYSWSTAFWVAEVICAASTAAFFLLRNIRTKMGRVSKKAE from the exons ATGGCAGCCCAGGGCTATGGCTATTATCGCACTGTGATCTTCTCAGCCATGTTTGGGGGCTACAGCCTGTATTACTTCAATCGCAAGACCTTCTCCTTTGTCATGCCATCATTGGTGGAAGAGATCCCTTTGGACAAGGATGATTTGG GGTTCATCACCAGCAGCCAGTCGGCAGCTTATGCTATCAGCAAGTTTGTCAGTGGGGTGCTGTCTGACCAGATGAGTGCTCGCTGGCTCTTCTCTTCTGGGCTGCTCCTGGTTGGCCTGGTCAACATATTCTTTTCCTGGAGCTCCACAGTACCTGTCTTTGCTGCCCTCTGGTTCCTTAATGGCCTGGCCCAGGGGCTGGGCTGGCCCCCATGTGGGAAGGTCCTGCGGAAG TGGTTTGAGCCATCTCAGTTTGGCACTTGGTGGGCCATCCTGTCAACCAGCATGAACCTGGCTGGAGGGCTGGGCCCTATCCTGGCAACCATCCTTGCCCAGAGCTACAGCTGGCGCAGCACGCTGGCCCTGTCTGGGGCACTGTGTGTGGTTGTCTCCTTcctctgtctcctgctcatccACAATGAACCTGCTGATGTTGGACTCCGCAACCTGGACCCCATGCCCTCTAAGGGCAAGAAGG GCTCCTTGAAGGAGGAGAGCACCCTACAGGAGCTGCTGCTGTCCCCTTACCTGTGGGTGCTCTCCACTGGTTACCTTGTGGTGTTTGGAGTAAAGACCTGCTGTACTGACTGGGGCCAGTTCTTCCTTATCCAGGAGAAAGGACAGTCAGCCCTTGTAG GTAGCTCCTACATGAGTGCCCTGGAAGTTGGGGGCCTTGTAGGCAGCATCGCAGCTGGCTACCTGTCAGACCGGGCCATGGCAAAG GCGGGACTGTCCAACTACGGGAACCCTCGCCATGGCCTGTTGCTGTTCATGATGGCTGGCATGACAGTGTCCATGTACCTCTTCCGGGTAACAGTGACCAGTGACTCCCCCAAG GATGTTGCTTTCTGGACTCTGGCTCTTCACCCTCTCGCGGAGCTCACAGGCTTTACAGAGCATGAG CTCTGGATCCTGGTATTGGGAGCTGTATTTGGTTTCTCCTCGTATGGCCCCATTGCCCTGTTTGGAGTCATAGCCAACGAGAGTGCCCCTCCCAACTTGTGTGGCACCTCCCACGCCATTGTGGGACTCATGGCCAATG TGGGCGGCTTTCTGGCTGGGCTGCCCTTCAGCACCATTGCCAAGCACTACAGTTGGAGCACAGCCTTCTGGGTGGCTGAAGTGATTTGTGCGGCCAGCACAGCTGCCTTCTTCCTCCTACGAAACATCCGCACCAAGATGGGCCGAGTGTCCAAGAAGGCTGAGTGA
- the SLC37A4 gene encoding glucose-6-phosphate exchanger SLC37A4 isoform X3, protein MSARWLFSSGLLLVGLVNIFFSWSSTVPVFAALWFLNGLAQGLGWPPCGKVLRKWFEPSQFGTWWAILSTSMNLAGGLGPILATILAQSYSWRSTLALSGALCVVVSFLCLLLIHNEPADVGLRNLDPMPSKGKKGSLKEESTLQELLLSPYLWVLSTGYLVVFGVKTCCTDWGQFFLIQEKGQSALVGSSYMSALEVGGLVGSIAAGYLSDRAMAKAGLSNYGNPRHGLLLFMMAGMTVSMYLFRVTVTSDSPKLWILVLGAVFGFSSYGPIALFGVIANESAPPNLCGTSHAIVGLMANVGGFLAGLPFSTIAKHYSWSTAFWVAEVICAASTAAFFLLRNIRTKMGRVSKKAE, encoded by the exons ATGAGTGCTCGCTGGCTCTTCTCTTCTGGGCTGCTCCTGGTTGGCCTGGTCAACATATTCTTTTCCTGGAGCTCCACAGTACCTGTCTTTGCTGCCCTCTGGTTCCTTAATGGCCTGGCCCAGGGGCTGGGCTGGCCCCCATGTGGGAAGGTCCTGCGGAAG TGGTTTGAGCCATCTCAGTTTGGCACTTGGTGGGCCATCCTGTCAACCAGCATGAACCTGGCTGGAGGGCTGGGCCCTATCCTGGCAACCATCCTTGCCCAGAGCTACAGCTGGCGCAGCACGCTGGCCCTGTCTGGGGCACTGTGTGTGGTTGTCTCCTTcctctgtctcctgctcatccACAATGAACCTGCTGATGTTGGACTCCGCAACCTGGACCCCATGCCCTCTAAGGGCAAGAAGG GCTCCTTGAAGGAGGAGAGCACCCTACAGGAGCTGCTGCTGTCCCCTTACCTGTGGGTGCTCTCCACTGGTTACCTTGTGGTGTTTGGAGTAAAGACCTGCTGTACTGACTGGGGCCAGTTCTTCCTTATCCAGGAGAAAGGACAGTCAGCCCTTGTAG GTAGCTCCTACATGAGTGCCCTGGAAGTTGGGGGCCTTGTAGGCAGCATCGCAGCTGGCTACCTGTCAGACCGGGCCATGGCAAAG GCGGGACTGTCCAACTACGGGAACCCTCGCCATGGCCTGTTGCTGTTCATGATGGCTGGCATGACAGTGTCCATGTACCTCTTCCGGGTAACAGTGACCAGTGACTCCCCCAAG CTCTGGATCCTGGTATTGGGAGCTGTATTTGGTTTCTCCTCGTATGGCCCCATTGCCCTGTTTGGAGTCATAGCCAACGAGAGTGCCCCTCCCAACTTGTGTGGCACCTCCCACGCCATTGTGGGACTCATGGCCAATG TGGGCGGCTTTCTGGCTGGGCTGCCCTTCAGCACCATTGCCAAGCACTACAGTTGGAGCACAGCCTTCTGGGTGGCTGAAGTGATTTGTGCGGCCAGCACAGCTGCCTTCTTCCTCCTACGAAACATCCGCACCAAGATGGGCCGAGTGTCCAAGAAGGCTGAGTGA
- the SLC37A4 gene encoding glucose-6-phosphate exchanger SLC37A4 (The RefSeq protein has 3 substitutions compared to this genomic sequence) has protein sequence MAAQGYGYYRIVIFSAMFGGYSLYYFNRKTFSFVMPSLVEEIPLDKDDLGFITSSQSAAYAISKFVSGVLSDQMSARWLFSSGLLLVGLVNIFFSWSSTVPVFAALWFLNGLAQGLGWPPCGKVLRKWFEPSQFGTWWAILSTSMNLAGGLGPILATILAQSYSWRSTLALSGALCVVVSFLCLLLIHNEPADVGLRNLDPMPSKGKKGTLKEESTLQELLLSPYLWVLSTGYLVVFGVKTRCTDWGQFFLIQEKGQSALVGSSYMSALEVGGLVGSIAAGYLSDRAMAKAGLSNYGNPRHGLLLFMMAGMTVSMYLFRVTVTSDSPKDVAFWTLALHPLAELTGFTEHELWILVLGAVFGFSSYGPIALFGVIANESAPPNLCGTSHAIVGLMANVGGFLAGLPFSTIAKHYSWSTAFWVAEVICAASTAAFFLLRNIRTKMGRVSKKAE, from the exons ATGGCAGCCCAGGGCTATGGCTATTATCGCACTGTGATCTTCTCAGCCATGTTTGGGGGCTACAGCCTGTATTACTTCAATCGCAAGACCTTCTCCTTTGTCATGCCATCATTGGTGGAAGAGATCCCTTTGGACAAGGATGATTTGG GGTTCATCACCAGCAGCCAGTCGGCAGCTTATGCTATCAGCAAGTTTGTCAGTGGGGTGCTGTCTGACCAGATGAGTGCTCGCTGGCTCTTCTCTTCTGGGCTGCTCCTGGTTGGCCTGGTCAACATATTCTTTTCCTGGAGCTCCACAGTACCTGTCTTTGCTGCCCTCTGGTTCCTTAATGGCCTGGCCCAGGGGCTGGGCTGGCCCCCATGTGGGAAGGTCCTGCGGAAG TGGTTTGAGCCATCTCAGTTTGGCACTTGGTGGGCCATCCTGTCAACCAGCATGAACCTGGCTGGAGGGCTGGGCCCTATCCTGGCAACCATCCTTGCCCAGAGCTACAGCTGGCGCAGCACGCTGGCCCTGTCTGGGGCACTGTGTGTGGTTGTCTCCTTcctctgtctcctgctcatccACAATGAACCTGCTGATGTTGGACTCCGCAACCTGGACCCCATGCCCTCTAAGGGCAAGAAGG GCTCCTTGAAGGAGGAGAGCACCCTACAGGAGCTGCTGCTGTCCCCTTACCTGTGGGTGCTCTCCACTGGTTACCTTGTGGTGTTTGGAGTAAAGACCTGCTGTACTGACTGGGGCCAGTTCTTCCTTATCCAGGAGAAAGGACAGTCAGCCCTTGTAG GTAGCTCCTACATGAGTGCCCTGGAAGTTGGGGGCCTTGTAGGCAGCATCGCAGCTGGCTACCTGTCAGACCGGGCCATGGCAAAG GCGGGACTGTCCAACTACGGGAACCCTCGCCATGGCCTGTTGCTGTTCATGATGGCTGGCATGACAGTGTCCATGTACCTCTTCCGGGTAACAGTGACCAGTGACTCCCCCAAG GATGTTGCTTTCTGGACTCTGGCTCTTCACCCTCTCGCGGAGCTCACAGGCTTTACAGAGCATGAG CTCTGGATCCTGGTATTGGGAGCTGTATTTGGTTTCTCCTCGTATGGCCCCATTGCCCTGTTTGGAGTCATAGCCAACGAGAGTGCCCCTCCCAACTTGTGTGGCACCTCCCACGCCATTGTGGGACTCATGGCCAATG TGGGCGGCTTTCTGGCTGGGCTGCCCTTCAGCACCATTGCCAAGCACTACAGTTGGAGCACAGCCTTCTGGGTGGCTGAAGTGATTTGTGCGGCCAGCACAGCTGCCTTCTTCCTCCTACGAAACATCCGCACCAAGATGGGCCGAGTGTCCAAGAAGGCTGAGTGA
- the SLC37A4 gene encoding glucose-6-phosphate exchanger SLC37A4 isoform X4, which yields MAAQGYGYYRTVIFSAMFGGYSLYYFNRKTFSFVMPSLVEEIPLDKDDLGFITSSQSAAYAISKFVSGVLSDQMSARWLFSSGLLLVGLVNIFFSWSSTVPVFAALWFLNGLAQGLGWPPCGKVLRKWFEPSQFGTWWAILSTSMNLAGGLGPILATILAQSYSWRSTLALSGALCVVVSFLCLLLIHNEPADVGLRNLDPMPSKGKKGSLKEESTLQELLLSPYLWVLSTGYLVVFGVKTCCTDWGQFFLIQEKGQSALVGSSYMSALEVGGLVGSIAAGYLSDRAMAKAGLSNYGNPRHGLLLFMMAGMTVSMYLFRVTVTSDSPKLWILVLGAVFGFSSYGPIALFGVIANESAPPNLCGTSHAIVGLMANVGGFLAGLPFSTIAKHYSWSTAFWVAEVICAASTAAFFLLRNIRTKMGRVSKKAE from the exons ATGGCAGCCCAGGGCTATGGCTATTATCGCACTGTGATCTTCTCAGCCATGTTTGGGGGCTACAGCCTGTATTACTTCAATCGCAAGACCTTCTCCTTTGTCATGCCATCATTGGTGGAAGAGATCCCTTTGGACAAGGATGATTTGG GGTTCATCACCAGCAGCCAGTCGGCAGCTTATGCTATCAGCAAGTTTGTCAGTGGGGTGCTGTCTGACCAGATGAGTGCTCGCTGGCTCTTCTCTTCTGGGCTGCTCCTGGTTGGCCTGGTCAACATATTCTTTTCCTGGAGCTCCACAGTACCTGTCTTTGCTGCCCTCTGGTTCCTTAATGGCCTGGCCCAGGGGCTGGGCTGGCCCCCATGTGGGAAGGTCCTGCGGAAG TGGTTTGAGCCATCTCAGTTTGGCACTTGGTGGGCCATCCTGTCAACCAGCATGAACCTGGCTGGAGGGCTGGGCCCTATCCTGGCAACCATCCTTGCCCAGAGCTACAGCTGGCGCAGCACGCTGGCCCTGTCTGGGGCACTGTGTGTGGTTGTCTCCTTcctctgtctcctgctcatccACAATGAACCTGCTGATGTTGGACTCCGCAACCTGGACCCCATGCCCTCTAAGGGCAAGAAGG GCTCCTTGAAGGAGGAGAGCACCCTACAGGAGCTGCTGCTGTCCCCTTACCTGTGGGTGCTCTCCACTGGTTACCTTGTGGTGTTTGGAGTAAAGACCTGCTGTACTGACTGGGGCCAGTTCTTCCTTATCCAGGAGAAAGGACAGTCAGCCCTTGTAG GTAGCTCCTACATGAGTGCCCTGGAAGTTGGGGGCCTTGTAGGCAGCATCGCAGCTGGCTACCTGTCAGACCGGGCCATGGCAAAG GCGGGACTGTCCAACTACGGGAACCCTCGCCATGGCCTGTTGCTGTTCATGATGGCTGGCATGACAGTGTCCATGTACCTCTTCCGGGTAACAGTGACCAGTGACTCCCCCAAG CTCTGGATCCTGGTATTGGGAGCTGTATTTGGTTTCTCCTCGTATGGCCCCATTGCCCTGTTTGGAGTCATAGCCAACGAGAGTGCCCCTCCCAACTTGTGTGGCACCTCCCACGCCATTGTGGGACTCATGGCCAATG TGGGCGGCTTTCTGGCTGGGCTGCCCTTCAGCACCATTGCCAAGCACTACAGTTGGAGCACAGCCTTCTGGGTGGCTGAAGTGATTTGTGCGGCCAGCACAGCTGCCTTCTTCCTCCTACGAAACATCCGCACCAAGATGGGCCGAGTGTCCAAGAAGGCTGAGTGA
- the SLC37A4 gene encoding glucose-6-phosphate exchanger SLC37A4 isoform X1 has translation MSARWLFSSGLLLVGLVNIFFSWSSTVPVFAALWFLNGLAQGLGWPPCGKVLRKWFEPSQFGTWWAILSTSMNLAGGLGPILATILAQSYSWRSTLALSGALCVVVSFLCLLLIHNEPADVGLRNLDPMPSKGKKGSLKEESTLQELLLSPYLWVLSTGYLVVFGVKTCCTDWGQFFLIQEKGQSALVGSSYMSALEVGGLVGSIAAGYLSDRAMAKAGLSNYGNPRHGLLLFMMAGMTVSMYLFRVTVTSDSPKDVAFWTLALHPLAELTGFTEHELWILVLGAVFGFSSYGPIALFGVIANESAPPNLCGTSHAIVGLMANVGGFLAGLPFSTIAKHYSWSTAFWVAEVICAASTAAFFLLRNIRTKMGRVSKKAE, from the exons ATGAGTGCTCGCTGGCTCTTCTCTTCTGGGCTGCTCCTGGTTGGCCTGGTCAACATATTCTTTTCCTGGAGCTCCACAGTACCTGTCTTTGCTGCCCTCTGGTTCCTTAATGGCCTGGCCCAGGGGCTGGGCTGGCCCCCATGTGGGAAGGTCCTGCGGAAG TGGTTTGAGCCATCTCAGTTTGGCACTTGGTGGGCCATCCTGTCAACCAGCATGAACCTGGCTGGAGGGCTGGGCCCTATCCTGGCAACCATCCTTGCCCAGAGCTACAGCTGGCGCAGCACGCTGGCCCTGTCTGGGGCACTGTGTGTGGTTGTCTCCTTcctctgtctcctgctcatccACAATGAACCTGCTGATGTTGGACTCCGCAACCTGGACCCCATGCCCTCTAAGGGCAAGAAGG GCTCCTTGAAGGAGGAGAGCACCCTACAGGAGCTGCTGCTGTCCCCTTACCTGTGGGTGCTCTCCACTGGTTACCTTGTGGTGTTTGGAGTAAAGACCTGCTGTACTGACTGGGGCCAGTTCTTCCTTATCCAGGAGAAAGGACAGTCAGCCCTTGTAG GTAGCTCCTACATGAGTGCCCTGGAAGTTGGGGGCCTTGTAGGCAGCATCGCAGCTGGCTACCTGTCAGACCGGGCCATGGCAAAG GCGGGACTGTCCAACTACGGGAACCCTCGCCATGGCCTGTTGCTGTTCATGATGGCTGGCATGACAGTGTCCATGTACCTCTTCCGGGTAACAGTGACCAGTGACTCCCCCAAG GATGTTGCTTTCTGGACTCTGGCTCTTCACCCTCTCGCGGAGCTCACAGGCTTTACAGAGCATGAG CTCTGGATCCTGGTATTGGGAGCTGTATTTGGTTTCTCCTCGTATGGCCCCATTGCCCTGTTTGGAGTCATAGCCAACGAGAGTGCCCCTCCCAACTTGTGTGGCACCTCCCACGCCATTGTGGGACTCATGGCCAATG TGGGCGGCTTTCTGGCTGGGCTGCCCTTCAGCACCATTGCCAAGCACTACAGTTGGAGCACAGCCTTCTGGGTGGCTGAAGTGATTTGTGCGGCCAGCACAGCTGCCTTCTTCCTCCTACGAAACATCCGCACCAAGATGGGCCGAGTGTCCAAGAAGGCTGAGTGA